A single window of Gossypium arboreum isolate Shixiya-1 chromosome 13, ASM2569848v2, whole genome shotgun sequence DNA harbors:
- the LOC108461816 gene encoding pectin acetylesterase 12-like produces the protein MMKLSWVWIVIAIAFLQLVTGFLDFNETELSLIEAYDYGVSKLNYNPLMVGLTLIASASAKGAVCLDGTLPGYHWHRGYGSGANNWLIHLEGGGWCNNVRTCVYRKKTRRGSSTYMEKQIPFTGILSDKADQNPDFFNWNRVKVRYCDGASFTGDTENKAAKLQFRGQRIWLAATEDLMSRGMRNAKQALLSGCSAGGLASILHCDEFRNMFPRTSKVKCLSDAGLFLDAVDVSGGRTLRSLYNGVVGLQGVQHNLPRICTIHRDPTSCFFPQNLISNIRTPLFILNTAYDSWQIQSSIAPPSADPHGYWHECRLNHAKCSASQMRFLQGFRIEMLNVIKGFSQSRENGLFINSCFAHCQTERQDTWFAANSPEIRNKAIAIAVGDWYFDRAGVKVIDCPYPCDKSCHNLVFK, from the exons ATGATGAAGCTCTCTTGGGTTTGGATTGTTATagcaattgcttttcttcaactagTTACTGGATTCTTAGATTTTAATGAAACAGAGCTATCTCTTATTGAGGCTTACGACTATGGAGTCTCCAAACTCAATTACAATCCTCTCATGGTTGGACTGACTCTTATTGCAAGTGCTAGCGCTAAAGGAGCAG TCTGCCTGGATGGAACATTGCCTGGTTATCATTGGCATCGTGGATACGGATCAGGCGCAAACAACTGGCTCATTCACTTGGAG GGAGGTGGATGGTGCAATAACGTTAGAACTTGTGTCTACCGCAAAAAAACACGACGAGGATCATCTACGTACATGGAAAAGCAGATACCCTTTACTGGAATATTGAGTGATAAGGCTGACCAAAATCCTG ACTTTTTCAATTGGAACAGAGTAAAGGTTCGTTATTGTGATGGTGCCTCTTTTACTGGGGACACAGAAAATAAG GCTGCAAAGCTGCAATTTAGGGGCCAACGTATATGGTTAGCTGCAACGGAAGATTTAATGTCAAGAGGAATGCGCAACGCAAAGCAG GCTCTTCTTTCGGGGTGTTCTGCTGGGGGTCTGGCATCAATTTTACACTGTGATGAATTTAGGAACATGTTTCCGAGAACTAGTAAAGTGAAGTGTCTGAGTGATGCTGGTCTATTCCTTGATGC GGTTGATGTCTCTGGTGGTCGCACACTTAGGAGTTTATACAACGGAGTGGTGGGCTTGCAG GGTGTGCAACATAACCTGCCACGCATATGCACCATCCACCGTGATCCAACTTCa TGCTTCTTTCCTCAAAACCTAATCAGCAACATCCGAACTCCACTGTTTATTCTCAATACAGCATATGATTCATGGCAG ATTCAATCCAGCATAGCTCCACCATCGGCTGATCCACATGGTTATTGGCATGAGTGCAGATTGAACCATGCAAAATGTTCTGCATCACAGATGAGGTTTTTACAAG GCTTCCGAATTGAGATGCTTAATGTTATCAAAGGGTTCTCACAGTCTAGAGAGAACGGATTGTTTATAAATTCGTGTTTTGCTCACTGCCAAACAGAAAGACAAGACACATGGTTTGCTGCTAATTCCCCTGAAATTAGAAACAAG GCAATTGCAATAGCCGTTGGAGATTGGTATTTTGACAGAGCAGGCGTGAAGGTCATTGATTGTCCGTACCCATGTGACAAGAGTTGCCACAATCTGGTTTTCAAATGA